The Camelus bactrianus isolate YW-2024 breed Bactrian camel chromosome 12, ASM4877302v1, whole genome shotgun sequence genome includes a window with the following:
- the CCDC184 gene encoding coiled-coil domain-containing protein 184 — protein sequence MEDGLLEIMTKDGGDMPAPLEVSTVPAVGDVISGEYNGGMKELMEHLKAQLQALFEDVRAMRGALDEQASHIQVLSDDVCANQRAIVSMCQIMTTAPRQGGLGVVGGKGSFPGAPQEPETPSPGMGDSGLLGRDPEDEEDDDEEEKEMPSSATPTSHCERPESPCAGLLGGDGPLVEPLDLPDITLLQLEGEASL from the coding sequence ATGGAGGACGGTCTGCTGGAGATCATGACCAAGGACGGCGGCGACATGCCGGCACCTCTGGAGGTGTCCACCGTGCCAGCCGTGGGGGACGTGATCTCAGGAGAGTACAACGGCGGCATGAAGGAACTGATGGAGCACCTGAAGGCCCAGCTGCAGGCCCTGTTTGAGGACGTGAGGGCCATGCGGGGGGCCCTGGACGAGCAGGCCTCGCACATCCAGGTGCTCTCGGACGACGTTTGTGCTAACCAGCGAGCTATCGTCTCCATGTGCCAGATTATGACCACCGCGCCCCGCCAGGGTGGCCTGGGCGTGGTCGGCGGCAAGGGGAGCTTCCCGGGAGCCCCCCAAGAGCCGGAGACTCCTTCGCCTGGGATGGGGGACAGCGGTTTGCTGGGTCGCGATCctgaggacgaggaggacgacgatgaagaagagaaggagatgcCCAGCTCCGCCACACCCACTAGTCACTGTGAGCGCCCCGAGAGCCCCTGTGCTGGCCTCCTTGGAGGGGACGGGCCACTTGTGGAGCCCCTCGATCTGCCCGACATTACCCTGCTGCAGCTGGAGGGCGAGGCCTCTCTGTGA